The DNA window GTTGGCCATGTGTGCCGTGAGACTATGCCAAAtcttcaataaaaacaaacttctCTGTCCTGTAGTCATAGCATTATCAAAAAACTGTCAGAACATTGAGAAACCTTAATGAAGTGTTAGATGATATCAATAATTGtcatatacgaaaataaattaatctagTTCATATACATGGACGGTGATGTGTCATATCAGGTCAGGCGACGCTGCCACTCACGACCCAGGTGGAATTTCCCGTGGAGGTTGGGGGTGAGTCAGGTCGCCATGCACGTGTCGCTTCACTTCATCTCTGGTCAccaccatggaaggaccccctgacgcttccccttcatacactgtcttgtgcagccagaccaaggcattcaccaccatggaaggaccccctgACGCTTCCCCTTCATACACTGTCTTGTGCAGCCAGACCAAGACATTCAccaccatggaaggacccctgacgcttccccttcatacactgtcttgtgcagccagaccaaggcattcaccaccatggaaggaccccTGACGCTTCCCTTCATACACTGTCTTGTGCAGCCAGACCAAGACATTCAccaccatggaaggaccccTGACGCTTCCCTTCATACACTGTCTTGTGCAGCCAGACCAAGGCATTCAccaccatggaaggaccccctgACGCTTCCCCTTCATACACTGTCTTGTGCAGCCAGACCAAGACATTCAccaccatggaaggaccccctgacgcttccccttcatacactgtcttgtgcagccagaccaaggcattcaccaccatggaaggaccccctgACGCTTCCCTTCATACACTGTCTTGTGCAGCCAGACCAAGACATTCAccaccatggaaggaccccTGACGCTTCCTTCATACACTGTCTTGTGCAGCCAGACCAAGGCATTCAccaccatggaaggaccccTGACGCTTCCCTTCATACACTGTCTTGTGCAGCCAGACCAAGGCATTCAccaccatggaaggaccccTGACGCTTCCCTTCATACACTGTCTTGTGCAGCCAGACCAAGGCATTCAccaccatggaaggaccccTGACGCTTCCCTTCATACACTGTCTTGTGCAGCCAGACCAAGACATTCAccaccatggaaggaccccctgacgcttccccttcatacactgtcttgtgcagccagaccaaggcattcaccaccatggaaggaccccTGACGCTTCCCTTCATACACTGTCTTGTGCAGCCAGACCAAGGCATTCAccaccatggaaggaccccctgACGCTTCCCCTTCATACACTGTCTTGTGCAGCCAGACCAAGACATTCAccaccatggaaggaccccctgACGCTTCCCCTTCATACACTGTCTTGTGCAGCCAGACCAAGACATTCAccaccatggaaggaccccctgACGCTTCCCTTCATACACTGTCTTGTGCAGCCAGACCAAGACATTCAccaccatggaaggaccccctgacgcttccccttcatacactgtcttgtgcagccagaccaaggcattcaccaccatggaaggaccccTGACGCTTCCTTCATACACTGTCTTGTGCAGCCAGACCAAGGCATTCAccaccatggaaggaccccctgacgcttccccttcatacactgtcttgtgcagccagaccaaggcattcaccaccatggaaggaccccctgACGCTTCCCCTTCATACACTGTCTTATGCAGCCAGACCAAGACATTCATATTCCGCCTTAATAGATATTCCTTGCAAGAGAGAGCAAATCTGGCAACACTCTTACCTTTAACTCCAGCAAGGAACCACTCAATATATTACTCTGTTTCTACTCGTATGTGCATTTATttgacaaacatgtaaattaattgtctcattttcatgtatataaccagaatctttattgcgtttaatgtactatatagctgCATGGGTATTTGGGTCTCTTCTGACGTCTTTTAGTGAAGTAGAGAACGATCATCACTCCGTTTGCTTTGAAGAAGGTTCTGGTATAGCAGTGGCAAGAGGACCAACACCTTGTGGGTAGCTACGGATGAGTTCTagtatagtagttgtagtagtagtagtagtagtggtggttatgaGATATAGTATGTATCGACCTAGTAGAAGTTCTTGGGGTTTTTcagggttctagtggaagttattggggtttttcagggttctagtggaagttattggggtttttcagggttctagtggaagttattggggtttttcagggttctagtggaagttattgggggcTTTCAGGGTTCTAGTGGAAgatattggggtttttaagggttttcaaggaagttattgggtttttcagggttctagtggaagctattggggttttcagggttctagtggaagttattgtggtttttcagggttctagttgaagttattgggttttttcagggttctagtggaagttattggggtttttcagtgttctagtggaagttattggggtttttcagggttctagtggaagttattggggttttcagggttctagtggaagttattggggttttcagggttctagtggaagttattggggtttttcagggttctagtggaagttattggggttttcagggttctagtggaagttattggggttttcagggttctagaggaagttattgggtttttcagggttctagtggaagttattgtggttttcagggttctagaggaagttattgggttttttcagggttctagtggaagttattgatgtttttttctcagGGTTTTCAAggaagttattgaggtttttcagggttctagtggaagttattggagttttcagTGTTAAGGTaagttttttggggtttttcaGGGTTTACGGGGGTCAACAGGCTAAAGAAGACATGCTAACTGAAAGCCCACTTGTTAGGGAAAAATTACCTTGACTTCGAATGCGTAGTTCCACCTGTACCACGCCACCCCCCTCCATCCACCTCCTAGTTGAAGTTATTGGTACGTTtcatgattaaccccttcagtactgggacacatttttaccttgagtaccattagaccattctattgacattaggaagggtgtatggagggcagaagattaatggccacagtcttcacaattttaattgagttcagtactgggacactattttaattgagttttgagcaccattagaccattttattgacattagcaagggtgtatggagggcagaagattaatggccacagtcttcactattttaattgagttttttgaaccattagaccattttattgacattagcaagggtgtatggagggcagaagattaatggccacagtcttcactattttaattgagttttgtgtaccattagaccattttattgacattagcaagggtgtatggagggcagaagattaatggccacagtcttcactattttaattgagttttgtgcaccattagaccattttattgacattagcaagggtgtatggagggcagaagattaatggccacagtcttcactattttaattgagttttgtgcaccattagaccattttattgacattagcaagggtgtatggagggcagaagattaatggccacagtcttcactattttaattgagttttgtgcaccattagaccattttattgacattagcaagggtgtatggagggcagaagattaatggccacagtcttcactattttaattgagttttgtgcaccattagaccattttattgacattagcaagggtgtatggagggcagaagattaatggccacagtcttcactattttaattgagttttgtgcaccattagaccattttattgacattagcaagggtgtatggagggcagaagattaatggccacagtcttcactattttaattgagttttgtgtaccattagaccattttattgacattagcaagggtgtatggagggcagaagattaatggccacagtcttcactattttaatcccccacatgagtcttGAAATGTGTGGAttctgaaaccctttgctctctccccatcactggtttccaaaggctgtagttgaagatactcgtgttttttagggtattttcacggttctggtgatggattagtaaGATTTATGGTTATTTAAAAgtaaaaactcttgaaaatgaagttaattatctctggccttggaaaattaatTGTGGTGAGAGCTAATCTGGGCAAACTCTTATCTCTTGGCTCCTGCTGGCTCTAAAACTATCAAGGCTGTCTTTCAGGAATATTAATAGTTTGCCCTTAGATAATAATGCAGTGTGTCTTATTAATTtgtccattatttttttattaccattagtgtgtgtgtgtgtgtgcgcattttCACCCACTCGATAAGTTACCAgcctaaaactaaataaaaaaacaaaccaaattAAACACTTCTAAACCTCCACAAAAATACATGACCTACTAAAAACCTTAAACTACCTTCCCAAACCCTTAAATACCCCTTAAATACcttagaaaattaataataagctTTTTCTGTCCACCAATCACACTCCGCCAGATTTGTTTACCTAGAGAGGCGGCGTGGTGACCAGAGCCGAGAGTGGGAAATATTTTaacctttttcacattttctccaTTAATATCAATCAGGTTGGGTTAATTTTACGTGTGAGGGTTGAGAAGTGTCCTGTGGTGATGTGGGTATACGTGGATAGTGGGTGTTGCATGTGGATACTGAGAAATTACGGGTTAAATaagggagaaggtggagaaagagagagagaggacgtagTTTTTCCGTGTCAAATCTTAATAATTCCTCTATTTAATCCCCAGCATGCGTTTGGAttacgtggtggtgatggtgatggcagtggtggtggtggtgagtggtggtgaggaggagaagaagaaggagaaggtgaagaagttACAGAtaggagtgaagaagagagtGGACAACTGCACACTTAAGAGCAGACGAGGCGACCTGCTTCATATGCACtacgcggtgagagagagagagagagagagagaaggtggtagtttgagagatatagagagagtgggaggagtaaggtggtaatttgagagagagagagagagagagagagttattgcattatttaacataacctaactaaagaaagagttagagagagagagagagtgtttgtattaaagagagagagagagagagagagagagagagagagagagagagagagagagttactgaaTGATCtaaccaccccaccccaccccacacaGGGCAAGCTGGAGGACGGCACAGAGTTTGACAGCAGCTATCCCCGAGGCCAGCCACTCACCTTCACTCTGGGGTCAGGGCAAGTCATCCGAGGCTGGGACCAGGGACTCATTGggtaagctgagagagagagagagagagagagagagagagagagacagacaggcaggcagaaaatTTAGGTGtttttgaaggagagagagagacagacaggcaggcaggcaggcagaaaatTTAGGTGtttttgaaggagagagagagacagacagacaggcaggcagaaaatTTAGGTGtttttgaaggagagagagagagacagacagacagacaaaatttaGGTGtttttgaaggagagagagagagagagagagagagacagaaaatttAGGTGtttttgaaggagagagagagagagagagagagagagagagagagagagaaaatttaggtgtttttgagagagagagagagagagagagaatttaggtgtttttgaaggagagagagagagagagacagacagacagacaggcaggcagaaaatttaagtgtttttgaaggagagagagagagagagagagagagagagagagagacagacagaaaatttAGGTGtttttgaaggagagagagagagacagacagagaaaatttAGGTGtttttgaaggagagagagagagagagagacagacagacagacagacaaaatttaGGTGtttttgaaggagagagagagagacagacaaaatttAGGTGtttttgaaggagagagagagagagagagagagagatatgttggACCTGGTTTGCTTAttctgttgctctctctctccacacccttctcttcttcctcctcctccttcccctcttctctcgtccctctctccctcttctctaaccccccctctccctctctcccccaggATGTgtgagggggagaagaggaaacttGTGATACCCTCGGACCTTGGCTATGGGGCATCCGGGGCGCCCCCCAAGATACCCCCCCACGCCACCctggtcttcgaggtggagctggtcaagatagagagaaaggaggagctcTGAGGATAAAtgtggagtgtgtttggatgtgtttgaaggtgtttgggggtgtttgaatgtgtttggatgtgttttgagggtgtttggatgtgtttaggGATATTTGgagtgtgtttaagtgtttttGGGATGTTTAGGGGTAGTCTGGGGTGTTTGTGGGGGCTTAgaggtgttttgagagtgtttggatgtgtttgttggggtttaggggtgttttgagggtgtttggatGTATTTGTGGGGGTTtaggggtgtttgagtgtgttttcgggtgtttgaatgtgtttttgggtgtttgagggtgtttggatgtgtttttggggtgtttgaatgtgttttgagtgtgtttggatgtattttggtgtgtttgggtgagttttgagtgtttgaatgtgtttgggagtgtttaggatatgtttgtgggtgtttggtgtttggagtgtgtttgagtgtgtagtAGGGGATAaaagtgtgtttaagtgtgttttttggatgtttgggtgtgttatgGGGGATATAAGTGTAtttatgagtgttttgggtgtgtttttgagtgttttgatggacagaatagaggtgtGGTGTATCttggtgtgttagtgtgagtgagtgtgtttagagtgtgttgggtgtgttttagggtttaTTAgggtgttttgctgtttttgagggttttaaggtgttttgattgctaaattaggtgtgtgtgtgtttgtgtgcatgttaggatgtttgggtgtgttgtaagggtgtttgggtgtgtggatgaggtattagggtgtgttttgggtgtttaggggAGTGCACAggcttgttttgtgtgtgtgtgtgtgtttattttatgtttgtgtgaCTAGAAAGTTAAAATACTCACTTTTCACCCTaaaatgttagtgtgtgtgtttgtgtgtatggcTGGGagaagtcgtgtgtgtgtgtgtgtgtgtgtgtgtgtgtgtgtgtttttaatacTACCTAATGTTCTGCCATCACTgtggtgtttaagtgtgtttttctgCAATTGTATCTTTCGGAGGGTGACCAAAACAAACAGCGAGTGTTTAGAGGGGGCAATAAAACACCGGATGTACAAAATTGTCTTATTattaactgacacacacacacacacacttgtctttatatatgtatgcttacaaacacacacacacacacacactctttatcctcttaaaacacacaaacacacacaaacactactacAGCTGATGGCAGTGTGTGGGTGTAGGagggtgtagcagcagcagcggcggcggcagcaaaCGCACTCCAAACACAGACAAATCGACACATGTTTTGAGAAATTAtcaaaatatattattattattattattattactattatcattattggtttaagttcattctctctctctctctctctctttatgtgtgtgtgtgtgtgtgtgtgtgtgtgtgagtgcaatAAAAAGTCATACATAGATTCTAAGTTgtctaattcacacacacacacacacacacacacacacgcttaaaATCATACAGAATACTGATCACTATATTTGTAATCTtaacctctacacacacacacacacaattacttacacacagagagagtgtgtgtgtgtgtgtgtgtgtgtgaggaaaaaatttggcttaaagaaaataaatacagacacgcacacacacacacacacacacatatacaaacacacacacaaacgcacacatacatatacaaacacacacacaaacgcgcacatacatatacaaacacacaaacgcgcACATAAAAACGCTCACACACATTAATAGGATAAAAatacatgcctctctctctctctctcaggaacaaACAGATGACGTGTACAAAATTGtcgtttttttattgtatttttaaagGTACGTTTTAAAtcgggaaggaaaaacaggatcAAACTTATACTTAGTGGAAATgtatgacaaacacacacatgcacacaaacgccatccaaacacactaacacaagagacagttttcacacacacacacacacacacacacaaacactctccaaacacacacaaacaccaaaaaacacaccctaaacacacaccaaagcacATCAAGACTCGACCTTTGCCTCGCCCTgtccgccagcaccaccaccacctccaccaccaccaccaccaccacctttctcctctttcccaaccacctccttcttccccaTAGCCTCGTCAGTCCCGTTGTTCGCTGAGGCCGTTTCCTCGAcgttttgctctttttcttggGTTTAAAGgacctctcatctctcctccctccttccccttcatcctcTGAGTCGGAATATTCGTTATCTGGTGCAATTCTTTTATCCGATGCGCGGATAGAGATACGTTCGTCTGGGCTTACCTTGTCCTCATCCTCACTCTCTTCCGCCAAGCCGTCCTCGGGGATTGCTGTGGTTTAGGGGcgtttgattaggttagattaggttaggttggtgtgtacataaaacacccaaaatctgCCAAAACTCCCTAAAAACTCACTAAAATATGGTAAAAACACCTGAAATATagccaaaacaccccaaatatcctttaaaaacacacacattcaaacaaatatccaaaacatccctaaaacaccccaaaacacatacaaaacatccctaaacaccctaaaacccaccaccaaaataccctaaacccaccaaaaacatcccaaacacaaACCCCcaacccaccaaaacacatcaaacacacccaaaacaccccaaaccatcccaaaacaccccaaactcacCTGAAGTCCCCAAACCCACtaaacccaccaaaacacactcaaaacacactcataacaccccaaacaccaaaacactccaaaacacaccaaaaacactccaaaaatacacgcaaaacaccacaaaaaaccccaaacccacccaaacacaccaaaaccaccccacaacacccaaaaaaccccccaaaacacactcaccaATGCTCTGAACCCCCGGCGCATGAGACAGCATTCTCAGATTCTCAAAGAGGCGCGTCTTAATCTTGTGAGGGATACTAATACTCTAAAAACACACACGTATCCAAACacatacccaaaacaccccccaaaaaaacacttcaaaacacccctTAGAATGCCCCCCTCAAAAACCCACCTAAACACATacccaaaacactctaaaaacactcaaaacatccctaaaaacaccccaaaacacctcaaacccaccaaaacaccccaaacacaccaaaatacacacccaaaacatcctataaaacctaaaacacccaaaaacaccccacatcatctcaaaacaccaaaacccaccaaaacaccccaaaccaccaaaacactccaaaacccactaaaacacatcaaacacactcaaaacaccccaaaacccaaacacaccaaaaacacactcaaaacttaccaaaaacactccaaaacacactcaaaacaccccaaaaaaacaaaaacccaccaaaaacaccccacaacacccaaaaaacccccccaaacacactcaccaaTGCTCTGAACCCCCGGCGCATGAGGCAGCATTCTCAGATTCTCAAAGAGGCGCGTTTTAATCTTGTCGAGGTACTCTGGAGTGTTCTGGTTGGCCATGTTTGAGGGGCTAATGTGCAGCTTGAAGTCCGGACCAAAGTACTCAAAGTAGTCATTATAAGGCAGTTCGTTGGCTATGTCTGTGCTGAGGGCCACTGCTGTCTCGTAGGTCCAGCACCGGGCCACGTTGCGGATCGTGTACCCTCCCCCGccaagcagtagcagtggcaggtTGTACTTCTTGACAAATTCTACACATTTGGCGTGTCCTGTGGGTGTagagggtgttttaatgggtgtttttggtgagtgagggtgttttaaagggtgtttttggtgattcagggtgtttttggtgactaagggtgttttaaagggtttttGATGATGGAGGGTGTTTTTGGTGACTGAGGGTGTTTaaaagggtgtttttggtgatttagggtgttttaaagtgttttaaagggtgtttttggtgacTGAGGGTGTTTTTGATGATgcagggtgttttaatgggtgtttttggtgagtgagggtgttttaaagggtgtttttggtgactgagggtgttttaaagggtgtttttggtgacTGAGGGTGTTTTCGATGATgcagggtgttttaaagggtgtttttggtgactgagggtgttttaaagggtgtttttggtgactgagggtgttttaaagggtgtttttggtgactgagggtgttttaaagggtgtttttggtgattcagggtgttttaaagggtgctTTTGGTGactgagggtgttttaaagggtgctTTTGGTGactgagggtgttttaaagggtgtttttggtgactgagggtgttttaaagggtgtttttgatgattcagggtgttttaaagggtgtttttggtgactgagggtgttttaaagggtgtttttgatgattcagggtgttttaaagggtgtttttggtgactgagggtgttttaaagggtgtttttggtgagtGAGGGTGTTTTTGATGATgcagggtgttttaaagggtgtttttggtgagtgagggtgttttaaagggtgtttgtgGTGACTGAGGGTTTTTAAAGGGTGGTTTTGGTGactgagggtgttttaaagggtggtTTTGATGAttcagggtgttttaaagggtgtttttggtgactgagggtgttttaaagggtgttttgatgattcagggtgttttaaagggtgttttggtgactgagggtgttttaaagggtgtttttggtgactgagggtgttttaaagggtgttttgatgattcagggtgttttaaagggtgttttggtgactgagggtgttttaaagggtgtttttggtgattcagggtgttttaaagggtgtttttggtgactgagggtgttttaaagggtgtttttggttATTCAGGGtgttttataatgttttttggTGACTAAGGGTGTTAtaaagggtgttttggtgactgagggtgttttaaagggtgttttggtgattcAGGGTGTTTTTGATGATGTacggtgttttaaagggtgtttttgatgATGTacggtgttttaaagggtgtttttgatgatggagggtgtttttggtgattCAGGGTGATTTTGGTGACTGAGgatgttttaaagggtgtttttggtgagtgagggtgttttaaagggtgtttttggtgagtgagggtgttttaaagggtgtttttggtgagtgagggtgttttaaagggtgtttttggtgactgagggtgttttaaagggtgtttttggtgagtGAGGGTGTTTTTGATGATGCagggtgtttttggtgagtGAGGGTGTTTTTGATGATGCagggtgtttttggtgagtgagggtgttttaaagggtgtttttggtgagtgagggtgttttaaagggtgtttttggtgagtgagggtgttttaaagggtgttttggtgactgagggtgttttaaagggtgtttttggtgagtgagggtgttttgatgatgcagggtgttttggtgagtGAGGGTGTTTTTGATGATGCAGGTGTTTTTGGTGagtgagggtgttttaaagggtgttttggtgagtgagggtgttttaaagggtgttttggtgagtgagggtgttttaaagggtgttttggtgactgagggtgttttaaagggtgttttggtgagtGAGGGTGTTTTTGATGATGCagggtgtttttggtgagtGAGGGTGTTTTTGATGATGCagggtgtttttggtgagtgagggtgttttaaagggtgtttttggtgattcagggtgttttaaagggtgtttttggtgattcagggtgttttaaagggtgtttttggtgagtgagggtgttttaaagggtgtttttggtgattCAGGGTGTTTTTGGTGACTGAGgatgttttaaagggtgtttttgatgatggagggtgttttaaagggtgtttttgatgATGCAGGGTGTTTTTGGTGACTGAGGGTGTTTTAAAAGGGTGTTTATGGTAACAGGATATCTATTGtgtggttttgagtgttttagggtgttttgggtgtatttgggagtgttttggtgggtttttatgggttttgggtgtattttgaagcatttgtgtgtgtgtgtgtgtgtgtgtgtgtgtgtgtgtgtgtgtgtgtgtgtgtgtgtgtgtgtgtgtgtgtgtgtgtgtgtgtgccttaccCTTCAGTGTGAGATTAAAGCAGCCCAGTCTATCGCCAGAGAGTGAGTCAGCGCCACACTGCAGTACAATGGCTGACGGCTGGTATGTCTCCATCAcctggacaaacacacacacaattttacaCACAGGACAGAGAATTGAgttactacgattactactactactactacttactactcttactactactactactacacttgaCCTGGttcgtagattgcaaaagtccatTCTTTGCATAAGTGCGTAAAAAACTATAAATTGTACGTAAAATATTGTGTAAGCATTAGGAAATCATTCAAGCTGTATTACAAAGCTTTAAGTACAATATATAAGCTGAAATAGATAAgcacggactgaagattaaTTAAACATGGCCGCGAACAGCTAATGACGCAACCAGGGACAAACAATTCTAATATttgtccgtagattaaaccgaACTGCAGAATTTGTCCATAGTTTCCaaaatccgttgatgggagtTCTGTTGTTCCCAGGGTCgagtgtactactactactactactactactactactactactacaccaccactacttgccTTGGTGAGAATAGGGACAAAGATGCTCTCGTAACTCTCGTCGTCAATGCCGTCTCTCAGCGGGAAATTGACGGCATAATATTTGCCCTTTCCTGCA is part of the Portunus trituberculatus isolate SZX2019 chromosome 2, ASM1759143v1, whole genome shotgun sequence genome and encodes:
- the LOC123502214 gene encoding peptidyl-prolyl cis-trans isomerase FKBP2-like, which translates into the protein MRLDYVVVMVMAVVVVVSGGEEEKKKEKVKKLQIGVKKRVDNCTLKSRRGDLLHMHYAGKLEDGTEFDSSYPRGQPLTFTLGSGQVIRGWDQGLIGMCEGEKRKLVIPSDLGYGASGAPPKIPPHATLVFEVELVKIERKEEL
- the LOC123502239 gene encoding LOW QUALITY PROTEIN: histone deacetylase 1-like (The sequence of the model RefSeq protein was modified relative to this genomic sequence to represent the inferred CDS: deleted 2 bases in 1 codon), whose amino-acid sequence is MSTAPHSRKKVCYYYDSDIGNYYYGQGHPMKPHRIRMTHNLLLNYGLYRKMEIYRPHKATQDEMTKFHSDDYIRFIRSIRPDNMNEYNKQMQKFNVGEDCPVFDGLYEFCQLSSGGSIAGAVKLNKQACDIAVNWAGGLHHAKKSEASGFCYVNDIVLAILELLKYHQRVLYIDIDIHHGDGVEEAFYTTDRVMTVSFHKYGEYFPGTGDLRDIGAGKGKYYAVNFPLRDGIDDESYESIFVPILTKVMETYQPSAIVLQCGADSLSGDRLGCFNLTLKGHAKCVEFVKKYNLPLLLLGGGGYTIRNVARCWTYETAVALSTDIANELPYNDYFEYFGPDFKLHISPSNMANQNTPEYLDKIKTRLFENLRMLPHAPGVQSIAIPEDGLAEESEDEDKVSPDERISIRASDKRIAPDNEYSDSEDEGEGGRRDERSFKPKKKSKTSETASANNGTDEAMGKKEVVGKEEKGGGGGGGGGGGGAGGQGEAKVES